Within Bacteroidota bacterium, the genomic segment CAGGGCCATCCCGACCATATGTTTGATGGGCGCCCCGTCATCGGTATTTGCAATACCTGGTCGGATCTTACCCCCTGTAATGCCCATTTTCGTGAGCTTGCTGAGCATGTGAAGCGCGGTGTTTATGAAGCTGGAGGATTTCCGTTTGAGTTTCCTGTTATGTCGCTGGGTGAAATTCTGATGCGACCAACCACCATGCTTTACCGGAATCTGGCGAGCATGGATGTAGAAGAAACCATTCGTGCAAATCCGCTCGATGGCATTGTGTTGTTGACAGGATGTGACAAAACCACGCCATCAACGGTAATGGGCGCCTGTAGTGTGGATCTGCCCACCATTGTATTGCCAGGCGGACCGATGCTTAACGGGAAATACCGGGGAGAAGACATTGGCTCCGGAACGGATGTGTGGCGCTTTAGCGAAGATTATCGCGCCGGCCAAATTTCGGAAGCTGACTTTTTTAATGCAGAAGCCTGTATGTCGCGTAGCGATGGGCATTGCATGACCATGGGGACAGCCTCTACGATGGCATGTATGGTTGAGTCGCTGGGGCTTACCCTGCCGGGTGCCGCCGCCATACCCGCGCCCGATTCGCGCCGGCGTCGCGCTGCACACATGACAGGCATTCGGATTGTTGAAATGGTGCACGAAAACCTGAGCCTTTCAGACATTCTGACGCGTGAAGCTTTCGAAAATGCCATCAAGCTCAACGCAGCCATTGGTGGTTCTACAAATTTTGTGATCCACCTTACAGCTATTGCCGGCCGGATTGGCGTAAAGCTGGAACTGGAAGACTTCGATCGCCTGGGGAGTCACTTGCCGCTGCTCGTAAATCTGATGCCTTCCGGCAAATTCCTGATGGAAGATTTCTACTATGCCGGCGGCTTGCCCGCAGTCATTGAAAAAATGCGGGATGAACTGCACCTGAATGCATTGACGGTTACCGGGAAAACCCTCGGCGAAAACAATGCAAATGCGCCCTGTTACAATGAAGAGGTAATCACACCGGTTGATGATCCTGTCATAGAAAATGCTGGCATCGCTGTTTTGCGAGGCAACCTTTGCGAAGATGGCGCCATCATCAAACCTTCTGCAGCATCACCTGACCTGATGCAGCACCGGGGTATTGCAGTTGTGTTTGAAGACTATGATGATTACCACGCCCGCATCGACGACCCGGCGACAGAAATCACCAAAGATTCGGTCATCCTGCTCAAAAATGTAGGACCCCGAGGATATCCTGGTATGCCAGAAGTAGGCAATGTTGGACTGCCTAAAAAAGTGCTGGAAGAGGGCGTGCGCGATATGATTCGGATTTCGGACGGCCGGATGAGCGGAACGGCTTATGGTACAGTAGTCCTGCATGTTTCTCCAGAATCTGCCGTTGGTGGGGTGCTGGCGCTGGTGAAAAATGGCGATGTAGTTGAGCTCGATGTAAAAAATCGCCGGCTCCATCTTGATGTGCCCGATGAAGAACTGGAAGCCCGTCGTGCTGCCTGGACGCCGTCCGCGCCGCACACCAGTCGCGGATACGTTAGCATGTACATGAACCATGTGATGCAGGCAGATAAAGGTGCAGATTTTGATTTTCTGATTGGTGGTTCGGGAAGTGAAGTGCCCAAGCCGAACCATTGATCTGGCGTAGCAATGCCCGTTTTAGTTTAATCCCTCCCCCAGCTTTGCAATGATGAATAGATTTGAAGGGCAAGTAGCCATTGTCACCGGTGGTGCCAGCGGCATAGGTGCTGGCATTGCTATGCGTCTTGCTCGCGAAGGTGCTGCGGTCAGCCTGTTTGATACAGATGAAATGAAGTTGGTGACGCAGGCCCGCGCAATGAAAAAGGAAGGCCTCAATGTAGATGCTTTTGCCGTTGATATCACGTCAGAATCGCAAGTGCAATCGTATGTAGAAGAGGTGGTGCGGCGTAATGGGCGACTCGATGTTATGATTCACTGTGCCGCGGTTGTTGGGCCCACGGCTACCAATATTCTCGATTACGAAACTGAAGCGTTCAGGCGTGTGGTGGATGTAAACCTGACTGGTGCGTTTATCATGACAAAACATGCAATCGCACCGATGGTTACCCAAAACTATGGACGAATATTGCTGATTGCATCGATTGGAGGCAAAGAAGGGAATCCGGGAATGGCCGGCTACGCATCGAGCAAATCGGGTGTGATGGGGTTGGTGAAAGGGGTTGGCAAAGAGTATGCAAAAAGTGGCATCACGGTGAACGGCATGGCACCGGCGGTCATTAGTACGCCGATGAATGCAGAGACGTCTGATGAAATGCTGCGCTACATGACAGCAAAAATTCCAATGGGCCGGCTAGGGACGGTGTCTGAAGTTGCCGCCCTTGCTTGCTGGATTGTCTCCAAAGAAGCTTCGTTTAATACAGGATTTGTGTTTGATATTTCGGGTGGTCGCGCCACGTTTTAGGCGCTATGGGTAATCCGCAGGTGAACAGCACACGTTGCTTGGTTTTATCAAAATGCATAACCATGGGTGACATGTTTAAGGATCAGGTAGCCGTTATAACCGGGGCAGGCGAAGGCATCGGTTTTGAGATTGCGCGCCAATTGGCAGCGCAAGGGGCGCAAGTGGTACTTAATGATATCGACGCTGACAAAGCAGCTCAGGCTGCAAAAATGATAGGCGATGATGGCGGCACGTGTATGGCTTTGCCTGGAGATATTGGGAAAAGTGAAGTTGTGAAAGAACTCGTCAACCATGCTGTTGAGACGTACGGCCGGGTCGACCTTGCCATTGCAAATGCTGGCATTACCATTTGGAATGATTTCCTCAATTATCGTCCGGAAGATTTTTATCGCGTTATCTCCGTAAATCTTGGCGGTTCCTTCTTCCTGGCGCAGGCGGCAGCACGGCAAATGATCCACCAGAAAAGCGGAGGGCGCGTACTGTTGATGTCATCCGTAGCCGGACACCAGGCGTTGCCCTACCTTTCTGCTTACAGTATGACAAAAGCCGGATTGGAAGGACTCGCCCGTAACCTGGTTGCTGAACTCGCTCAGCATCATATTACCGTAAATGTCGTTGCACCCGGCCCCACCATTACGCCGCGCAATGTCAGTGATGATCCTTCTTATGAGACCGTATGGGGCAACGTGTCACCGACCCGCCAGGCATCAGTACCTGCAGATATAGCACAGGCTGCGCTCTTTCTGTTGTCGCCTGATGCAGGGCAAATTACCGGACAAACCCTTATTGTAGATGGCGGCTGGACCAACGTGAGTCCGGCGCCTTCGTTTGATTTTGTTCAGACTAAAAAAAAGGCTGAAGAATCATAACCAGCGTGTTGCGCTGGCGGTATTTCTATTATTGATCACCAAGTCCCCCAACACTATGCCTACCTATCTAGTAACCGGTGCCATGGGGTGCATTGGCTCCTGGGTCATGCATCATCTGGTAACACGTGGCGCTCAAGTTGTCAGTTTTGATTTGGGTGATGACAGGCGCCGGCTCGATTTGCTCATGTCGCACGAAGCACAACAGGCGATCGCATTTGAGCAAGGAGACTTGCGAGATGGCGACCGGATCAACGCCCTGGTCGAGAAACACAAGGTGGATCGGATTATTCACCTTGCTGCGTTACAAGTGCCATTTTGTAAAGCTGATCCGGTAATGGGGGCTGCGGTTAACGTTGTAGGTACCGTAAATGTGTTTGAAGCCGCGCGCAAATTCAACATCCCGCATATCGCGTACGCTTCGTCGGTTGCTGTTTTTGGGCCACCATCCAGCTATCCTAATGGACTGATCAGCGATGCGGCGCTAACAGATCCGCATACCCTGTACGGGGTGTACAAAGTTGCAAACGAAGGTACGGCGCGCGTGTACTGGCAAGACCACCAGATTAGCAGTACAGCGCTACGCCCTTATACGGTTTATGGCGTCGGGCGCGACCAGGGCATGACCAGTGAACCCACCAAAGCCATGCTCGCAGCTGTCAAAGGTGAGGCGTATGAAATAGGGTTTAGCGGGACCATGCAATTCCAGCTAGCTTCCGATATTGCGCGGTATTTTATCCAAGCAGCTGACCGCGCCGGCGATGGAGCACTTACGCTTAACATTGGCACAGAAGCATATTCCGTTGCAGCTGTTGTCGACCATATCAAAGCAGTCAAGCCCGGTGCTGACATCCGCTTTAAGCAAAATGATTTACCCTTTCCTGAAGGATTTACGGGCGAAGCACTCAAAGCTTACCTGCCAGATTTCCAAGAAACATCTTTGGAAGCAGGCATCGCCCAAACCATTGCACACTTTGAGCGCAGTGTTGCAGCCGGATTGTTATAGACTGTTTTTTCGTGTTTTGTGTTTTCGTACTTCCGTCGTGCGCTATTTAAAATTGCACGCGTGACAATACCTGTCATCGACCCCCATCACTCATGCGAATTAAGGGTTGCGTCTAATTCCGAATGTTGAGTGATGTTCATTAGCTGCAAAAGAGGCAGGCCATAGCATTGATACCTGTGCAGAAATAGTGCAAAACAGAAGCACGGAAATACGAAAACACGAAAAAACTAAAATCATGCTTTCAACCCTTACTCTGCCTCATTAGGCACTAGGCCACAGCGCGTTAGTCCCAAGTCATCACCCAATAGGCTCTTTAATATCTGGTGACTTTGGCTGCTCGTCGAGACCAGGTTCTCGCTGCAGAAATTCATCGTAGAGACGTGTTTGTCTGTTTTCGAGTGGAATCTGCCAGCCGTCGATAAACACATGATTGATTTTCGTCTTGGGCTCAAAGGGGTCGCCATCAGCAACAACCACGTTGGCCTTTTTGCCGACTTCCAGCGAGCCAAGCCGATCTGCAACGCCAAAGATTTCAGCCGGCGCCATGGTGACAGCGCGCAACGCAGCTTCGCGGCCCATGCCGTAAGTCGCGGCAAAGCCAGCGTTAAACGGCAGGTTACGGACGTTCTCCGCTTCACCAGTACGGATGGCAACTTTGACACCCGCCTTGTGCATCAGGCCGGCATTCTGGTACGGTTTGTCGAACCGGTCTGCCTGTCGGGTTGGCGTGGAAAGTACCGGGCCAACCAGACAAGGAATACCTGCTGCAGCCAACGCGTCTGCTACACGCCAGCCTTCAGCTACGCCGCTGAAAATGGGCTTTTGAATGTTGTTGTCTGCAACCCATTTGATGGCAGAGCGAATATCTTTGGCCGCATTTACCTGAATAATCAGCGGCATTTCGCCACGAATAACGGGCAGGAGGGCAATTAACTGGGGGTTGTACTCGGGCCGGCTGGCTGTATTGGGTGATGCTTTGTACGCAGCATCAATTTTTTCATACAGCGTAGCTTGATTCCAGGTATTGTTGAGCTTCTTGAAAGCTTTGTCTGTGGCTTTTTTAATGTCTTCATCTGAGCGACGATCAAACCGGCTGCGACGCCCTGAGCGCGGGTAGCTCATCATCATATACTGCATGCCTGCAACGCTCATTTGCTCCGGTGTGTAGCCGTGCAGATTTATCATGGCTGCTTTACCTGGCAGCATGCCGCCGGAAGGCTGGGTGAGTACGGTTGTGACGCCGCTCACACGGGTAACAGGAATGGCTACGGCATTCGGGTTAACGGCAGTAATGGCTTCCACATGTGGTGTAATGTCGCCGTTTTCCCTGAAGTCTACCGTACGCGGGACAGCAGAAATTTCAACCAGCCCCAACTGGGTGCCGGCATCAATCATACCCGGGTAAATCGTCTGGCCGGCGCAATCTATCACAACGGCGTCATCCGGGATTTCAACATCAGCCCCGATGGCAATGATTTCGTCGTTGCGAATGATAAGCGTGCCGTTTTCGATGACGCCATTGGTCACCGTTTCGATACGCGCATTGGTAAGTGCAAAGGTGCCCCGTTTGGCTTTGGGATCGTCTGCCGGCGCAGTGATCAGCAGGAGCGTAGCAACAAAAGTGAGTAAAATATTCATGGCCTTAATGGCTAGATGTCAGCAAAAATGGAGCAGTAAAAATTGAGCAGTTTACTGGTCGGATTCCAGCAGTTCGTGAAAATGGCTGTTGGTCAGTGCGCCTTCCATGCAACGGTGATGGTCGTGATGGTCGAAGATAAGAGCTTCTTCAACGGGGCGGTTTGGGTCAACCATAAGACGCATGTCATCTGCGTCATTGTTGATGTCGAATTTCAGGTTGCCGTCAACAATGGTTTGTTGCGGGATCGCATAGATGGAAAGCGGATGCGCGTTAAATACTGCGAGATCACCGTCTTTGCCGACTTCGATTGATCCAACCTGTTTTTCAATCCCAAGTTGTTTGGCAGGGTTGATGGTGATGAGCGCGAGGGCTTCATCGTCGGTGAGGTCGCCATACCGCTGGGTTTTGGCTGCTTCGTGGAATAGGTGGCGAATGAGTTCGCCAGAGTCGGAGTTGATCGACGTTACCACGCCATTTTTTGTCAGGATTGCAGCGTTGTAAGCGGTCGAGTAGTACACCTCAAATTTGTAAGCCCACCAATCAGAAAAGACCGAAGCCGAGGCGCCAAATGCAGCCAGTTCGGGCGCAACCTTAAAGCCTTCATTGACATGCTGGAACGTCACTTTGTTGACGCCAAAGTCGCCGAGGACTTCCATGAGCATGAGTATTTCATCTGCACGGTAAGAATGCGCCTGCACAAGGATTTTACCGCGCATGATGTCAGCAAGTACTTCCATGCGTTCGCTGTATGCCGGTGGTAGGGCACGGGTATTGGTCAATTTCTCCTTTTCGTATGCTGCCCAGTCGTCCATGTAGTACGTGGCCCGTGTAAAGGCGTCACGCAGCACCATTTCTACACCCATACGCGAAGACGGGTTGATGCCGGCGCCGGCGCCATGCACGCGCGTTGGATTTTCACCAAGCGCAAACTTGATCGTGCGGGGTGCGCCGGCAAGCTTGAGATCGTCGGGGTGTGTGGCACCATAGCGCAACTTCAGGGTCTCGCATTGCCCGCCAATCACATTGGCAGAGCCGTGCATGGCGTGAATGGTTGTCACACCGCCAGCGAGGGCGCGGTAAATACTCACGTCAAACGGATTGATTACGTCTTCTACAGATACTTCCGACGTGACCGGGCTCGTGCCTTCGTTAATTGAGCTCAACGCAATGTGCGAATGTGCGTCGATGATGCCCGGCATAACAAACTGGTCTGTCGCATCAATTTCCTGTACACCACGGGGCGTACTCAATCCGGGGCCAATGCGGGTGATTTTGCCGTTACGGATCAGTACGTCGGTGTTTTTTAGAGTGCCATTGGTGACGGTAATCACTGTCCCGTTTTTGACAATGATATCGCCTGGTTGCTCTTGTGCCTGTACCGGCAGGGCAAGCAAGAAGGCGCAGCTAAGCAGGATGCTTCGTAGGTGGTTCATGTGAAACTTCATTTTACAGTCAATAGAGGCGACGGTGCGCAGGCTTTGTTAGTTGTTGTAAGTGAAGCGCTGACCATCGACAAATACGTGTAGAATTTTAGTGTCTTCCTCAAACAGGGGGCCATTGGTGACAACGAGGTTGCCCATTTTTCCTTTTTCCACGGTGCCAACGCGCCTGGAAAGGCCCAGTATTTTGGCCGGGACTGTTGTCAAAGCTGCAAGCGCAGCATCTTCCGAAAGTCCGTTGTTTACCATTTTTCTCAGGTTCGGATGGATATCCGTCGTTTTGACGTCTTTGGTTGTGAATCCAAAATTCAGGCCGGCATCATAGAGGGTAGCTGCTGTTGCCAGATATTCATTGTAGAAGATCCGCCGGCGGGTATCGAGGTTGATCCGCTCGTTGTCCGTATTGGTGTGATCCGTTACGTGTAGTGAAGGATCATAGTTTGAGATGTCAACCTCAAGAGAATCTTGCATCACCTTCTCTTTAGGCGCTTCCGGCATTTTGAGGGTGAGGAAAAGCGGAACGCTTGCATCGAGCAACAGGTCAACCGACTCAAAGCCCCCGTAAAGTCCGCTTAGTACGAGGGGATAGCCAAGATTGGTTTTCAGCCGCAGGGCCCGGTAAATGTCGAGCGGTCCTGTTGTGTGCATGTAGATCGGTTGTTTACCGTCAAGCACAGGGAAGAAAGCATAGTGCGCAGCATCAAATTCTGGTCGTGGCATACTGGCTGAACTTGACGCATACTGTGCTTCGAGTTGTTTGCGCCGCGCCGCTTCGCGGTAGAGCTGCCGCATTTTTGCCATGACACCCATAGGCGTTGCCGGGTAGACACCCTGGGCACCGGTGAGTTGGGCAAAAAGCGAAACATCTTGCTGTAGAATCATCGCTTCAGGTACTTTGCCGGCAAGCAGGACAATGGCGCCTTTGCCAGGCAACATACGTCCTTGCGGCACCACGTGGGCTACTGTAAAGCCGGCCTTCCTCAGTGCTGCAACAGACTTCAGCGATGCATCTAATTGCGAAAGCGCAGTACGCGCCGGTTGAATGCCTGCCCTGTCATTGGGAGGATTTGCACGGCTTACCTTTTGGCTGCCCGTGTTCGATGGCGGCTTAGGGGGTGTTGGCATACCGGCGTGGGAGAGTCCATCAATAAAGCCGGCATAAACCGTCAGACTGTCGCCGTCAATGCGCGCAGCATCAGACGGAATTGCGACGGATGGGCCTACAGCTGTGATTAATCCATCGCGGATAACAATGTTACCTCGGCGAATAACCTGGCCGGGTTTCTGGACGATCCGCGCCCCCTCAATGGCAACGGTTCGTGTAGCCACAGCGACAGAGTCGAGCGATTGCGCTGAGGCTAGAGCCGGCAGGAGGCAAAATAAAAGAATGAAGGTGGTGATAAAACGCATGGTGATGCGGGGTAAAGAGCAAAACATTTGCTGCGGTATTGGAATAATGGAGCAAGCTCAAGAACGGTCTAATTCAAATGACCTGCAAGGCTATTTTGCGTGTTTTTTCGGAGTTTCTTCGGCCCACGGCCCATAGAAGCGGATAACGAAAACGCATGGATGCGACAAAGCAAAGCGCTAAAAAAGACAGATGTCATGCATTAAAAGACGCTATGCTTTTGTCTCGATCAGGCTGCACGGCCTCCGTAGAAAAGATCACAGGCAGTTGCGCCTGAGTTTGCGTATACGAACACCAATAGTTATCCGGAGATTTGCAAGAAATTGCCGACTATGGGAAACACAAGTTCTGCTGAGATTTGTGCAATTCTGTTAGAAATCAGACTACCTGTCTGCACACAAACATCTGGACATATTTATGTATAGCACCAAGGGAATTGAATCTGTTGCCACCATTACCGAGCTGCGCTCCAAAACCTCGGAATTGGTAGAACATGTAAGGTGTCAAGATCGAGGTATTCTGATCCAGAAAAATAACGACCCGTATGCCGTGCTGATTAGTTATGAGTTGTATGCACGACTCCTGGAAAAAGAGACTGGAGGGGAGAGAAGCTAGGTGGGGAGTGCGGATCCATGACTCGGTAGCTCCTTTTTGAATATCGAATATCGAACAAGGAACTCCGAATCTCGAAGGCAAATTCACTCACTCCTCACTCCTCACTCCTCACGCTAGATCAAATGCTTCAGGGCTTCTACGCGCTGGACAATATTTTCCCGGCCTTGTTTACGGTACTCTTCAGGGAGCAGGGCTTTGTTAGTACATTCGAGGACGGCAACCAGCGACTGCATTTCCACTTCCAGCGGATAGGTTGGCGGAATGAAATCATCCACAACGGCCTGGATGTGCGCCGGCGTGACTTTGCCTTTGGCATCTTCTGCAGCAGCCCGGAATTTTGCCCGCGTAAAGAGCGCCTCCATGTCTGCACCACTAAAGGTGCGGTCGCCATTCAGGAGGGCTTCAGGAATTTTGCTCATCGGCATATTTATGCCGGTGCGTTTCATCATAACCTTCAGCAACTCTTCGCGGTCTTCGCGTGCTGAGGGGTAGAACAAGGCGAGATGCTCTTCTGCACGGCCCTGCCGTTTGAGGTCAATAGGCATAAGGTCGGGGCGTGCCGTAACGAGGAAGAAGATGATGCGGCCACGGTGTTTGGAATTACTCATGAAAGAAGCAATCTGCCCAAACACGCGCTGTGATACGCCTGAATCGCCAGAGGCATCGCGGTTACCCAGCATAGCGTCGGCTTCATCAATCATGACTGCTACAGGCGTCATGGCTTCCAGCAGGTTTAGGATTTTTTCGAGGTTACCCTCTGTTGCGCCCTGCCATTGCGAGCGGAAGTTCTTCAGTTTCACCATCGGGATGCCGATTTCGCCGGCAAAGCAGGTGATCATGAAGGTTTTACCTGTACCCACAGGGCCACTGATGAGATAACCCATCGGCATAACATCAGGCCGGCTGTTTTTCAGGGCCTTGGCTGCCTGGCGAAGGTGCTCTTTTGCCTCCTTGTGGCCGGCGACAAGATCGAGTGTATAGTCGGTCTCGACAAACTCGAGCATGCCGTACGCTT encodes:
- a CDS encoding amidohydrolase family protein, whose translation is MRFITTFILLFCLLPALASAQSLDSVAVATRTVAIEGARIVQKPGQVIRRGNIVIRDGLITAVGPSVAIPSDAARIDGDSLTVYAGFIDGLSHAGMPTPPKPPSNTGSQKVSRANPPNDRAGIQPARTALSQLDASLKSVAALRKAGFTVAHVVPQGRMLPGKGAIVLLAGKVPEAMILQQDVSLFAQLTGAQGVYPATPMGVMAKMRQLYREAARRKQLEAQYASSSASMPRPEFDAAHYAFFPVLDGKQPIYMHTTGPLDIYRALRLKTNLGYPLVLSGLYGGFESVDLLLDASVPLFLTLKMPEAPKEKVMQDSLEVDISNYDPSLHVTDHTNTDNERINLDTRRRIFYNEYLATAATLYDAGLNFGFTTKDVKTTDIHPNLRKMVNNGLSEDAALAALTTVPAKILGLSRRVGTVEKGKMGNLVVTNGPLFEEDTKILHVFVDGQRFTYNN
- a CDS encoding IlvD/Edd family dehydratase, whose translation is QGHPDHMFDGRPVIGICNTWSDLTPCNAHFRELAEHVKRGVYEAGGFPFEFPVMSLGEILMRPTTMLYRNLASMDVEETIRANPLDGIVLLTGCDKTTPSTVMGACSVDLPTIVLPGGPMLNGKYRGEDIGSGTDVWRFSEDYRAGQISEADFFNAEACMSRSDGHCMTMGTASTMACMVESLGLTLPGAAAIPAPDSRRRRAAHMTGIRIVEMVHENLSLSDILTREAFENAIKLNAAIGGSTNFVIHLTAIAGRIGVKLELEDFDRLGSHLPLLVNLMPSGKFLMEDFYYAGGLPAVIEKMRDELHLNALTVTGKTLGENNANAPCYNEEVITPVDDPVIENAGIAVLRGNLCEDGAIIKPSAASPDLMQHRGIAVVFEDYDDYHARIDDPATEITKDSVILLKNVGPRGYPGMPEVGNVGLPKKVLEEGVRDMIRISDGRMSGTAYGTVVLHVSPESAVGGVLALVKNGDVVELDVKNRRLHLDVPDEELEARRAAWTPSAPHTSRGYVSMYMNHVMQADKGADFDFLIGGSGSEVPKPNH
- a CDS encoding SDR family NAD(P)-dependent oxidoreductase, with translation MMNRFEGQVAIVTGGASGIGAGIAMRLAREGAAVSLFDTDEMKLVTQARAMKKEGLNVDAFAVDITSESQVQSYVEEVVRRNGRLDVMIHCAAVVGPTATNILDYETEAFRRVVDVNLTGAFIMTKHAIAPMVTQNYGRILLIASIGGKEGNPGMAGYASSKSGVMGLVKGVGKEYAKSGITVNGMAPAVISTPMNAETSDEMLRYMTAKIPMGRLGTVSEVAALACWIVSKEASFNTGFVFDISGGRATF
- a CDS encoding amidohydrolase family protein, translating into MNHLRSILLSCAFLLALPVQAQEQPGDIIVKNGTVITVTNGTLKNTDVLIRNGKITRIGPGLSTPRGVQEIDATDQFVMPGIIDAHSHIALSSINEGTSPVTSEVSVEDVINPFDVSIYRALAGGVTTIHAMHGSANVIGGQCETLKLRYGATHPDDLKLAGAPRTIKFALGENPTRVHGAGAGINPSSRMGVEMVLRDAFTRATYYMDDWAAYEKEKLTNTRALPPAYSERMEVLADIMRGKILVQAHSYRADEILMLMEVLGDFGVNKVTFQHVNEGFKVAPELAAFGASASVFSDWWAYKFEVYYSTAYNAAILTKNGVVTSINSDSGELIRHLFHEAAKTQRYGDLTDDEALALITINPAKQLGIEKQVGSIEVGKDGDLAVFNAHPLSIYAIPQQTIVDGNLKFDINNDADDMRLMVDPNRPVEEALIFDHHDHHRCMEGALTNSHFHELLESDQ
- a CDS encoding NAD-dependent epimerase/dehydratase family protein encodes the protein MPTYLVTGAMGCIGSWVMHHLVTRGAQVVSFDLGDDRRRLDLLMSHEAQQAIAFEQGDLRDGDRINALVEKHKVDRIIHLAALQVPFCKADPVMGAAVNVVGTVNVFEAARKFNIPHIAYASSVAVFGPPSSYPNGLISDAALTDPHTLYGVYKVANEGTARVYWQDHQISSTALRPYTVYGVGRDQGMTSEPTKAMLAAVKGEAYEIGFSGTMQFQLASDIARYFIQAADRAGDGALTLNIGTEAYSVAAVVDHIKAVKPGADIRFKQNDLPFPEGFTGEALKAYLPDFQETSLEAGIAQTIAHFERSVAAGLL
- a CDS encoding SDR family oxidoreductase codes for the protein MFKDQVAVITGAGEGIGFEIARQLAAQGAQVVLNDIDADKAAQAAKMIGDDGGTCMALPGDIGKSEVVKELVNHAVETYGRVDLAIANAGITIWNDFLNYRPEDFYRVISVNLGGSFFLAQAAARQMIHQKSGGRVLLMSSVAGHQALPYLSAYSMTKAGLEGLARNLVAELAQHHITVNVVAPGPTITPRNVSDDPSYETVWGNVSPTRQASVPADIAQAALFLLSPDAGQITGQTLIVDGGWTNVSPAPSFDFVQTKKKAEES
- a CDS encoding type II toxin-antitoxin system Phd/YefM family antitoxin, translated to MYSTKGIESVATITELRSKTSELVEHVRCQDRGILIQKNNDPYAVLISYELYARLLEKETGGERS
- a CDS encoding amidohydrolase family protein, translated to MNILLTFVATLLLITAPADDPKAKRGTFALTNARIETVTNGVIENGTLIIRNDEIIAIGADVEIPDDAVVIDCAGQTIYPGMIDAGTQLGLVEISAVPRTVDFRENGDITPHVEAITAVNPNAVAIPVTRVSGVTTVLTQPSGGMLPGKAAMINLHGYTPEQMSVAGMQYMMMSYPRSGRRSRFDRRSDEDIKKATDKAFKKLNNTWNQATLYEKIDAAYKASPNTASRPEYNPQLIALLPVIRGEMPLIIQVNAAKDIRSAIKWVADNNIQKPIFSGVAEGWRVADALAAAGIPCLVGPVLSTPTRQADRFDKPYQNAGLMHKAGVKVAIRTGEAENVRNLPFNAGFAATYGMGREAALRAVTMAPAEIFGVADRLGSLEVGKKANVVVADGDPFEPKTKINHVFIDGWQIPLENRQTRLYDEFLQREPGLDEQPKSPDIKEPIG